Sequence from the Salinicoccus sp. Bachu38 genome:
AGTTCATCTTCACGAACATCTTCAATGCATTGGGCGAGCTCATGGGTGTCGAAATGCTTCAGGGCTGGCTGGCGACCCCGGCAACAGGTTTCTGGGGACTGGTCATCCTCCATGTATGGCAGATGGCAGGCTACATCATGATCATCTACATTGCATATCTGCAAAGCATCCCGGACGAACTGCTCGAGGCGGCTGACATGGATGGGGCAAGCTACTTCCAGAAATTGAAGAATGTAGTGATGCCGCTTGTCGCACCGGCATTCACGGTAAGCATGTTCCTGACCTTGTCCGGTGCATTCAAAATCTATGATCAGAATCTCTCCCTCACAGGCGGCGGACCCGGCGGCACTACGAAAATGATTGCCATGGATATCGTTGATACGGCTTTTGCCATGAATACGATGGGGCTCGCGCAGGCCAAGGCAGTCATCTTCTTCATCATCGTCGCGATTTTAAGTTTGACGCAAGTCTACTATAATAAGAAAAAAGAGGTGGAGCTGTAATGAAGAAGAAAAAGACGACCGGCCGCATTGTTCTGGAAATCGTCGGCATTCTGCTTGCGCTTCTATGGCTCTCCCCCTTCTATATCATGCTGGTCAATGCATTCAAGACGAAGCGGGAAATGTTTGAAAATACACTTGCGCCTCCCCAGGAACCCATCTTTGCAAACTTTGTACAGGCTTTCCAGGAACTCGACTTTCTCAGGACATTCTTCAACTCCTTCCTGATTACGTCGCTGAGCATTGTGTGCATAGTGTTCTTTTCGGCAATGGCTGCGTACGCACTATCAAGGAACAAGAGCAAGGTCAGCGGGCTGATATTCTTCCTGTTCGTCGCTTCCATGCTCATACCGTTCCAGTCTGTGATGATTCCGCTGGTCAAGATATTCAGTGAGCTTCAGAGCCTCAACAAATGGGGGCTGATATTCATGTACATCGGCTTCGGTTCCGGTCTCTCACTGTTCCTCTACCACGGAGCGCTGAAGAATATCCCGCTCTCCCTGGATGAGGCGGCAAAAATTGATGGAGCAACGAAGTGGCAGACCTTCTGGCATGTCATATTCCCGCTTCTGAGACCGATTGGTGTGACGGTGGCAATCCTGAATGTCATCTGGATCTGGAACGACTTCCTGCTCCCAAGCCTGGTGCTTGGCCAGGGGGATGAAACGATTCCGCTTAAGCTGTTCCTGTTCTTCGGACAGTATACGAAACAGTGGACTTTGGCGTTGGCCGGCCTGACAATTTCCATCATACCGGTCATAATCGGCTACTTCATTGCTCAAAGGCACATCATCAAAGGGGTATCGGACGGTGCTGTGAAGTAAGTAGGAGGATTATTATGAAATGGTGACGATAAAAGATGTAGCAAGGATAGCTGGAGTCTCGCCCTCTACCGTATCCAGGGTAATAAAGGATCATGAGGGCATCAGTGGCTCTACAAAGAAGAAAGTGCGAAAAATAATGGAAGAGATCGGGTACGCGCCCAATATTGCGGCGCGGAACCTGGTGACGAATCAGTCGAACACCATTGGTCTGGTCATCAAGAGCGGGATGCACGAAGTGAACCTGAACCCCTTCTATTCCGAAGTGAACCTCGGTGTTTCCGAGACATGCAGGCAGAAGGGCTTCTCCACTCTCACCACTTCTGCGACGGATGATGCCAGCCTCCTGGCAGAAGTCAAGGAGCTGATCAGCTCCAGGCAGGTCGACGGGTTCATACTCCTCTATTCCAAAGAGGGGGACCCGATAGCGGAATTCCTCTCTTCATCAGAGTTTCCTTTCGTAGTGATAGGGAAGGATATACACAACGACCAGGAAGCCATATATGTGGATAATGACAATGTACAGGCGGCGGTGTCAATCACTGAATTATTGATTCGAAAAGGGTATAGTAAAATCACGATGATAGTGGATAATGACGTCTTTGCAGTTGCCACGGACAGGATCAGGGGATTTGAAGCAGCGATGCAGGAAGCCGGGCTTTCCGGCTCCTGCAGGGTAGTCAAATGCGGGGACGAGGATGGTTCCCTCGGCCGTATGCTGGATTCTTTATTCGGGGGTGATGGGCCGGAGGTACTGCTGACACTGGATGGTGTGCTGAACGCCCGCGTCATTTCGCACCTCTATCAGATGAAGATCCGCATCCCCAAGGATGTGGCGACGGCGACCTTCAGTGATTCCCTGCTGACAAAATTTGCAGCGCCGCCGCAGACTGTTGTCGATATCTTCCCGGAGGAACTCGGGAAGGAAGCCGGCAATGAAATCATCACCCTGATAAAGGACGAAGAGAAATTGAAAAGGAATATTACGGTGCCTACGCGTATCATTGAGCGCCGATCAACACAGAAGGAGGAAGGCAGATGAAAGTGACAGTCTGGAACGAATATAGGCATGAGAAGGAATCCGAAGTGGTAGGTAAGGTCTATCCTGAAGGGATCCACGGACAGATCGCGAGTTTCCTCGAGGGGCATGAGGTGACGACTGCCACGCTGGATGAAGCGGAGCATGGGCTGACTGACGAAGTGCTGAATAATACGGATGTACTTGTATGGTGGGGGCATAAGGCACACGATGAAGTGTCTGATGAAATTGCAGAAAAGGTGCGGCAGCGTGTATGGGACGGCATGGGGCTGGTAGTATTGCATTCAGCCCATTTTTCCAAGCCCTTCAAACTACTGACGGGCACATCCT
This genomic interval carries:
- a CDS encoding carbohydrate ABC transporter permease; translated protein: MKTKNIMYWVFIAPVLAALLIVVVVPFIWGIYYSLTEWSGDMAQTPVFTGFDNYKSLMSDPTFLSALWFTFKYAIVTVIIINVVGFSLALIVTSYIKSKNLLRTIFFMPNLIGGLILGFIWQFIFTNIFNALGELMGVEMLQGWLATPATGFWGLVILHVWQMAGYIMIIYIAYLQSIPDELLEAADMDGASYFQKLKNVVMPLVAPAFTVSMFLTLSGAFKIYDQNLSLTGGGPGGTTKMIAMDIVDTAFAMNTMGLAQAKAVIFFIIVAILSLTQVYYNKKKEVEL
- a CDS encoding carbohydrate ABC transporter permease, giving the protein MKKKKTTGRIVLEIVGILLALLWLSPFYIMLVNAFKTKREMFENTLAPPQEPIFANFVQAFQELDFLRTFFNSFLITSLSIVCIVFFSAMAAYALSRNKSKVSGLIFFLFVASMLIPFQSVMIPLVKIFSELQSLNKWGLIFMYIGFGSGLSLFLYHGALKNIPLSLDEAAKIDGATKWQTFWHVIFPLLRPIGVTVAILNVIWIWNDFLLPSLVLGQGDETIPLKLFLFFGQYTKQWTLALAGLTISIIPVIIGYFIAQRHIIKGVSDGAVK
- a CDS encoding LacI family DNA-binding transcriptional regulator translates to MVTIKDVARIAGVSPSTVSRVIKDHEGISGSTKKKVRKIMEEIGYAPNIAARNLVTNQSNTIGLVIKSGMHEVNLNPFYSEVNLGVSETCRQKGFSTLTTSATDDASLLAEVKELISSRQVDGFILLYSKEGDPIAEFLSSSEFPFVVIGKDIHNDQEAIYVDNDNVQAAVSITELLIRKGYSKITMIVDNDVFAVATDRIRGFEAAMQEAGLSGSCRVVKCGDEDGSLGRMLDSLFGGDGPEVLLTLDGVLNARVISHLYQMKIRIPKDVATATFSDSLLTKFAAPPQTVVDIFPEELGKEAGNEIITLIKDEEKLKRNITVPTRIIERRSTQKEEGR